The following proteins come from a genomic window of Anticarsia gemmatalis isolate Benzon Research Colony breed Stoneville strain chromosome 25, ilAntGemm2 primary, whole genome shotgun sequence:
- the LOC142983792 gene encoding uncharacterized protein LOC142983792 isoform X1 has translation MSLAEGASDTEHRQEEDTNQSLQNSQTPTGAKKKNDKGRQMSDSYMWKEQIHTLMKGGESESDISDSEHFLTKGAFLLTPSHGLSMEKASAICEKMEFKGCFSLTKTATGILFKFSSVDDYQMVFKKGFHKVTGSRFYRKIAIPCRPQKTFTVYVYDIPDEVPEEDVRHALYKFTSVVEVVRLHYAGSPKEGNTGWYSLGTSTPKPLEKTSSRALTTIDGELVSSMIPKEATSVIRVTLANIEEANILLQNGLDFYGATFFPTELATPAQAAKLIKPSSLIVPRVTGGTVSARVRDLLPVFDQQGFAKFAPPASRLVKPRSK, from the exons ATGTCCTTAGCAGAAGGCGCCTCAGACACCGAGCATAGGCAAGAGGAAGACACCAATCAGAGCCTTCAGAACTCGCAAACACCGACGGGAGCTAAAAAGAAGAACGATAAAGGAAGACAG ATGTCAGACTCTTACATGTGGAAGGAACAGATCCATACCTTGATGAAGGGCGGAGAGAGTGAGTCCGATATATCGGACTCCGAGCACTTCTTGACCAAAGGCGCTTTCCTCCTCACTCCCTCCCACGGCCTGAGCATGGAGAAAGCATCTGCCATCTGTGAGAAAATGGAGTTTAAGGGCTGCTTCTCCCTCACGAAGACTGCTACAGGCATCTTGTTTAAGTTCTCCAGCGTTGATGACTACCAGATGGTCTTCAAGAAAGGTTTCCATAAAGTAACTGGATCCAGGTTTTATAGgaag ATCGCCATACCCTGTCGACCTCAAAAGACCTTCACGGTCTACGTATATGACATTCCTGATGAGGTACCTGAGGAGGACGTGCGTCACGCCCTCTACAAGTTCACTTCTGTTGTGGAGGTAGTCCGTCTCCATTACGCTGGCTCCCCAAAGGAAGGAAACACTGGTTGGTATAGCCTAG GAACCTCCACTCCCAAGCCTTTGGAGAAGACCAGCTCTCGCGCACTGACCACCATCGATGGGGAGCTGGTCAGCAGCATGATCCCCAAGGAAGCTACCAGCGTGATCCGCGTGACCCTGGCCAATATCGAAGAAGCCAATATTCTGCTGCAAAATGGCCTGGACTTTTATGGAGCCACGTTCTTTCCTACTGAGCTTGCGACGCCGGCTCAAGCTGCTAAACTTATCAAACCCAGCAG TTTGATTGTCCCCAGGGTTACGGGAGGTACTGTATCTGCCAGGGTCAGGGATCTTCTCCCGGTCTTCGACCAGCAGGGCTTCGCCAAGTTTGCCCCCCCTGCCTCCCGACTCGTCAAGCCAAGATCCAAGTAA
- the LOC142983792 gene encoding uncharacterized protein LOC142983792 isoform X2, with protein sequence MSLAEGASDTEHRQEEDTNQSLQNSQTPTGAKKKNDKGRQMSDSYMWKEQIHTLMKGGESESDISDSEHFLTKGAFLLTPSHGLSMEKASAICEKMEFKGCFSLTKTATGILFKFSSVDDYQMVFKKGFHKVTGSRFYRKIAIPCRPQKTFTVYVYDIPDEVPEEDVRHALYKFTSVVEVVRLHYAGSPKEGNTGTSTPKPLEKTSSRALTTIDGELVSSMIPKEATSVIRVTLANIEEANILLQNGLDFYGATFFPTELATPAQAAKLIKPSSLIVPRVTGGTVSARVRDLLPVFDQQGFAKFAPPASRLVKPRSK encoded by the exons ATGTCCTTAGCAGAAGGCGCCTCAGACACCGAGCATAGGCAAGAGGAAGACACCAATCAGAGCCTTCAGAACTCGCAAACACCGACGGGAGCTAAAAAGAAGAACGATAAAGGAAGACAG ATGTCAGACTCTTACATGTGGAAGGAACAGATCCATACCTTGATGAAGGGCGGAGAGAGTGAGTCCGATATATCGGACTCCGAGCACTTCTTGACCAAAGGCGCTTTCCTCCTCACTCCCTCCCACGGCCTGAGCATGGAGAAAGCATCTGCCATCTGTGAGAAAATGGAGTTTAAGGGCTGCTTCTCCCTCACGAAGACTGCTACAGGCATCTTGTTTAAGTTCTCCAGCGTTGATGACTACCAGATGGTCTTCAAGAAAGGTTTCCATAAAGTAACTGGATCCAGGTTTTATAGgaag ATCGCCATACCCTGTCGACCTCAAAAGACCTTCACGGTCTACGTATATGACATTCCTGATGAGGTACCTGAGGAGGACGTGCGTCACGCCCTCTACAAGTTCACTTCTGTTGTGGAGGTAGTCCGTCTCCATTACGCTGGCTCCCCAAAGGAAGGAAACACTG GAACCTCCACTCCCAAGCCTTTGGAGAAGACCAGCTCTCGCGCACTGACCACCATCGATGGGGAGCTGGTCAGCAGCATGATCCCCAAGGAAGCTACCAGCGTGATCCGCGTGACCCTGGCCAATATCGAAGAAGCCAATATTCTGCTGCAAAATGGCCTGGACTTTTATGGAGCCACGTTCTTTCCTACTGAGCTTGCGACGCCGGCTCAAGCTGCTAAACTTATCAAACCCAGCAG TTTGATTGTCCCCAGGGTTACGGGAGGTACTGTATCTGCCAGGGTCAGGGATCTTCTCCCGGTCTTCGACCAGCAGGGCTTCGCCAAGTTTGCCCCCCCTGCCTCCCGACTCGTCAAGCCAAGATCCAAGTAA
- the LOC142983791 gene encoding facilitated trehalose transporter Tret1-2 homolog isoform X2, with protein sequence MGEDLSEKKGDSLAIVNEAFCTETENIQDGVDKNENPRQDAVSEAINSAIEQENNDRRSDILTVIKNMHKTNSRQDMKNYEDKQSIHEFVSETLKNSNSQVEIKNGDINKRDDKRNSRRMSNYLHNIQMTNSSLGLTLNGADKKDNNLLGDSKTVARFSPLWKQTLASSAPILLTFVTGLTSGYSAILLPQLKNGTGPIPSDEDTTSWIAAMAALPMAPGCLVSGWMMEKFGRRTSQYITCVPLLLGWIFIACSYNLGLMLIGRFFTGLCAGLLGPLIPVYIGETTEPKYRGFFLASVSLAIALGILVAHTIGTFMTWQWTAIICGTFPVLAILLLTFIPESPVWLVAQGRLEDGIKAFYWLRGYGDDAKMELKGILDSKKSADNEPQMSLKEKLISLKRPELIKPLFIMILFFMTCQFSGVNAVAFYSIEIVEKAVGKGIDHYLAMLIIDSLRVVMSIVACVICKQYGRRPLCFISGIWTAMSMVGLSMFLYYKPENMSWLPLICLMFYICAISIGLVPLPWIMCGEVFPSRLRGLGSGISSATTFVAFFIVVKTAPGMMTNFGEVVTFLTYGVIALIGTTVMYFILPETKGKSLQEIEERFRNGRATGPKV encoded by the exons ATGGGGGAAGACTTGTCGGAGAAGAAAGGAGACTCACTCGCGATCGTCAACGAAGCATTCTGTACTGAAACAGAAAACATCCAAGATGGCGTCGACAAGAATGAAAACCCGAGGCAGGATGCTGTCTCGGAAGCTATCAACTCCGCCATTGAACAAGAAAACAACGATAGAAGATCTGACATTTTGACAGTGATCAAAAACATGCACAAAACAAACTCTAGGCAAGATATGAAAAACTACGAAGACAAACAAAGTATCCACGAATTTGTTAGCGAAACACTGAAAAATTCTAATAGTCAAGTAGAAATTAAAAATGGTGATATTAATAAAAGAGATGATAAGAGGAATTCTAGAAGAATGTCTAATTACTTGCATAATATCCAGATGACTAATTCTTCTTTAGGACTCACTTTGAATGGTGCTGACAAGAAGGATAATAATTTGCTTGGTGATTCTAAAACTGTTGCCCGTTTCTCGCCGTTGTGGAAGCAG ACATTAGCATCATCAGCTCCAATCCTACTGACCTTCGTGACCGGACTGACATCAGGTTACTCTGCGATCCTACTACCTCAGTTGAAGAATGGAACCGGACCGATACCTTCCGATGAAGACACCACTTCTTGGATAg CGGCCATGGCAGCTCTCCCAATGGCTCCAGGGTGTCTGGTCTCCGGCTGGATGATGGAGAAGTTCGGACGTCGCACCTCCCAGTACATCACTTGCGTGCCTCTTCTCCTCGGCTGGATCTTCATCGCCTGTTCCTACAACCTCGGCCTCATGCTTATCGGCAGATTCTTCACCGGTCTTTGCGCTGGACTCCTCGGTCCATTAATCCCTGTATACATTGGAGAAACAACAGAACCAAAATATAGAGGGTTTTTCCTCGCTAGTGTGTCTTTAGCTATAGCTTTGGGTATATTGGTAGCTCATACGATAGGAACATTCATGACTTGGCAGTGGACAGCTATCATCTGCGGCACCTTCCCAGTTCTCGCTATTCTTCTTTTAACCTTCATTCCTGAGAGCCCCGTATGGCTGGTCGCTCAAGGCAGACTCGAAGATGGAATCAAAGCCTTCTACTGGTTGAGAGGTTACGGAGATGATGCCAAAATGGAACTGAAGGGAATACTTGACAGCAAAAAATCCGCTGACAACGAACCACAAATGAGCTTGAAAGAAAAACTCATCAGTCTCAAACGTCCAGAACTTATCAAGCCTCTATTCATTATGATCTTATTCTTTATGACTTGCCAATTCTCCGGCGTAAATGCCGTCGCGTTTTATTCTATTGAAATCGTCGAGAAGGCAGTCGGTAAAGGAATTGATCACTACCTTGCAATGCTTATTATTGATTCATTAAGAGTCGTCATGTCAATTGTTGCTTGCGTAATATGCAAGCAGTATGGCAGGAGACCTTTGTGTTTCATTAGCGGTATTTGGACCGCGATGTCCATGGTCGGGCTCTCAATGTTCCTGTATTATAAGCCAGAAAATATGTCATGGCTGCCATTGATTTGTTTAATGTTCTATATTTGTGCCATATCAATAGGCTTGGTTCCGCTGCCTTGGATCATGTGCGGTGAAGTTTTTCCCTCAAGGTTGCGCGGTTTAGGCTCTGGTATTAGTTCCGCTACGACATTCGTTGCGTTCTTCATTGTGGTTAAGACTGCACCTGGCATGATGACTAACTTTGGCGAAGTTGTTACATTCTTGACTTACGGAGTAATTGCCCTTATCGGTACCACTGTTATGTACTTCATCCTCCCAGAGACTAAAGGCAAGAGTTTACAGGAGATCGAGGAGCGATTTCGCAACGGTAGAGCCACAGGTCCAAAAGTTTAA
- the LOC142983792 gene encoding uncharacterized protein LOC142983792 isoform X3 yields MSLAEGASDTEHRQEEDTNQSLQNSQTPTGAKKKNDKGRQMSDSYMWKEQIHTLMKGGESESDISDSEHFLTKGAFLLTPSHGLSMEKASAICEKMEFKGCFSLTKTATGILFKFSSVDDYQMVFKKGFHKVTGSRFYRKIAIPCRPQKTFTVYVYDIPDEVPEEDVRHALYKFTSVVEVVRLHYAGSPKEGNTGWYSLGTSTPKPLEKTSSRALTTIDGELVSSMIPKEATSVIRVTLANIEEANILLQNGLDFYGATFFPTELATPAQAAKLIKPSRVTGGTVSARVRDLLPVFDQQGFAKFAPPASRLVKPRSK; encoded by the exons ATGTCCTTAGCAGAAGGCGCCTCAGACACCGAGCATAGGCAAGAGGAAGACACCAATCAGAGCCTTCAGAACTCGCAAACACCGACGGGAGCTAAAAAGAAGAACGATAAAGGAAGACAG ATGTCAGACTCTTACATGTGGAAGGAACAGATCCATACCTTGATGAAGGGCGGAGAGAGTGAGTCCGATATATCGGACTCCGAGCACTTCTTGACCAAAGGCGCTTTCCTCCTCACTCCCTCCCACGGCCTGAGCATGGAGAAAGCATCTGCCATCTGTGAGAAAATGGAGTTTAAGGGCTGCTTCTCCCTCACGAAGACTGCTACAGGCATCTTGTTTAAGTTCTCCAGCGTTGATGACTACCAGATGGTCTTCAAGAAAGGTTTCCATAAAGTAACTGGATCCAGGTTTTATAGgaag ATCGCCATACCCTGTCGACCTCAAAAGACCTTCACGGTCTACGTATATGACATTCCTGATGAGGTACCTGAGGAGGACGTGCGTCACGCCCTCTACAAGTTCACTTCTGTTGTGGAGGTAGTCCGTCTCCATTACGCTGGCTCCCCAAAGGAAGGAAACACTGGTTGGTATAGCCTAG GAACCTCCACTCCCAAGCCTTTGGAGAAGACCAGCTCTCGCGCACTGACCACCATCGATGGGGAGCTGGTCAGCAGCATGATCCCCAAGGAAGCTACCAGCGTGATCCGCGTGACCCTGGCCAATATCGAAGAAGCCAATATTCTGCTGCAAAATGGCCTGGACTTTTATGGAGCCACGTTCTTTCCTACTGAGCTTGCGACGCCGGCTCAAGCTGCTAAACTTATCAAACCCAGCAG GGTTACGGGAGGTACTGTATCTGCCAGGGTCAGGGATCTTCTCCCGGTCTTCGACCAGCAGGGCTTCGCCAAGTTTGCCCCCCCTGCCTCCCGACTCGTCAAGCCAAGATCCAAGTAA
- the LOC142983791 gene encoding facilitated trehalose transporter Tret1-2 homolog isoform X1 — protein sequence MYRAMGEDLSEKKGDSLAIVNEAFCTETENIQDGVDKNENPRQDAVSEAINSAIEQENNDRRSDILTVIKNMHKTNSRQDMKNYEDKQSIHEFVSETLKNSNSQVEIKNGDINKRDDKRNSRRMSNYLHNIQMTNSSLGLTLNGADKKDNNLLGDSKTVARFSPLWKQTLASSAPILLTFVTGLTSGYSAILLPQLKNGTGPIPSDEDTTSWIAAMAALPMAPGCLVSGWMMEKFGRRTSQYITCVPLLLGWIFIACSYNLGLMLIGRFFTGLCAGLLGPLIPVYIGETTEPKYRGFFLASVSLAIALGILVAHTIGTFMTWQWTAIICGTFPVLAILLLTFIPESPVWLVAQGRLEDGIKAFYWLRGYGDDAKMELKGILDSKKSADNEPQMSLKEKLISLKRPELIKPLFIMILFFMTCQFSGVNAVAFYSIEIVEKAVGKGIDHYLAMLIIDSLRVVMSIVACVICKQYGRRPLCFISGIWTAMSMVGLSMFLYYKPENMSWLPLICLMFYICAISIGLVPLPWIMCGEVFPSRLRGLGSGISSATTFVAFFIVVKTAPGMMTNFGEVVTFLTYGVIALIGTTVMYFILPETKGKSLQEIEERFRNGRATGPKV from the exons ATCGAGCAATGGGGGAAGACTTGTCGGAGAAGAAAGGAGACTCACTCGCGATCGTCAACGAAGCATTCTGTACTGAAACAGAAAACATCCAAGATGGCGTCGACAAGAATGAAAACCCGAGGCAGGATGCTGTCTCGGAAGCTATCAACTCCGCCATTGAACAAGAAAACAACGATAGAAGATCTGACATTTTGACAGTGATCAAAAACATGCACAAAACAAACTCTAGGCAAGATATGAAAAACTACGAAGACAAACAAAGTATCCACGAATTTGTTAGCGAAACACTGAAAAATTCTAATAGTCAAGTAGAAATTAAAAATGGTGATATTAATAAAAGAGATGATAAGAGGAATTCTAGAAGAATGTCTAATTACTTGCATAATATCCAGATGACTAATTCTTCTTTAGGACTCACTTTGAATGGTGCTGACAAGAAGGATAATAATTTGCTTGGTGATTCTAAAACTGTTGCCCGTTTCTCGCCGTTGTGGAAGCAG ACATTAGCATCATCAGCTCCAATCCTACTGACCTTCGTGACCGGACTGACATCAGGTTACTCTGCGATCCTACTACCTCAGTTGAAGAATGGAACCGGACCGATACCTTCCGATGAAGACACCACTTCTTGGATAg CGGCCATGGCAGCTCTCCCAATGGCTCCAGGGTGTCTGGTCTCCGGCTGGATGATGGAGAAGTTCGGACGTCGCACCTCCCAGTACATCACTTGCGTGCCTCTTCTCCTCGGCTGGATCTTCATCGCCTGTTCCTACAACCTCGGCCTCATGCTTATCGGCAGATTCTTCACCGGTCTTTGCGCTGGACTCCTCGGTCCATTAATCCCTGTATACATTGGAGAAACAACAGAACCAAAATATAGAGGGTTTTTCCTCGCTAGTGTGTCTTTAGCTATAGCTTTGGGTATATTGGTAGCTCATACGATAGGAACATTCATGACTTGGCAGTGGACAGCTATCATCTGCGGCACCTTCCCAGTTCTCGCTATTCTTCTTTTAACCTTCATTCCTGAGAGCCCCGTATGGCTGGTCGCTCAAGGCAGACTCGAAGATGGAATCAAAGCCTTCTACTGGTTGAGAGGTTACGGAGATGATGCCAAAATGGAACTGAAGGGAATACTTGACAGCAAAAAATCCGCTGACAACGAACCACAAATGAGCTTGAAAGAAAAACTCATCAGTCTCAAACGTCCAGAACTTATCAAGCCTCTATTCATTATGATCTTATTCTTTATGACTTGCCAATTCTCCGGCGTAAATGCCGTCGCGTTTTATTCTATTGAAATCGTCGAGAAGGCAGTCGGTAAAGGAATTGATCACTACCTTGCAATGCTTATTATTGATTCATTAAGAGTCGTCATGTCAATTGTTGCTTGCGTAATATGCAAGCAGTATGGCAGGAGACCTTTGTGTTTCATTAGCGGTATTTGGACCGCGATGTCCATGGTCGGGCTCTCAATGTTCCTGTATTATAAGCCAGAAAATATGTCATGGCTGCCATTGATTTGTTTAATGTTCTATATTTGTGCCATATCAATAGGCTTGGTTCCGCTGCCTTGGATCATGTGCGGTGAAGTTTTTCCCTCAAGGTTGCGCGGTTTAGGCTCTGGTATTAGTTCCGCTACGACATTCGTTGCGTTCTTCATTGTGGTTAAGACTGCACCTGGCATGATGACTAACTTTGGCGAAGTTGTTACATTCTTGACTTACGGAGTAATTGCCCTTATCGGTACCACTGTTATGTACTTCATCCTCCCAGAGACTAAAGGCAAGAGTTTACAGGAGATCGAGGAGCGATTTCGCAACGGTAGAGCCACAGGTCCAAAAGTTTAA
- the LOC142983792 gene encoding uncharacterized protein LOC142983792 isoform X4: MSLAEGASDTEHRQEEDTNQSLQNSQTPTGAKKKNDKGRQMSDSYMWKEQIHTLMKGGESESDISDSEHFLTKGAFLLTPSHGLSMEKASAICEKMEFKGCFSLTKTATGILFKFSSVDDYQMVFKKGFHKVTGSRFYRKIAIPCRPQKTFTVYVYDIPDEVPEEDVRHALYKFTSVVEVVRLHYAGSPKEGNTGTSTPKPLEKTSSRALTTIDGELVSSMIPKEATSVIRVTLANIEEANILLQNGLDFYGATFFPTELATPAQAAKLIKPSRVTGGTVSARVRDLLPVFDQQGFAKFAPPASRLVKPRSK, translated from the exons ATGTCCTTAGCAGAAGGCGCCTCAGACACCGAGCATAGGCAAGAGGAAGACACCAATCAGAGCCTTCAGAACTCGCAAACACCGACGGGAGCTAAAAAGAAGAACGATAAAGGAAGACAG ATGTCAGACTCTTACATGTGGAAGGAACAGATCCATACCTTGATGAAGGGCGGAGAGAGTGAGTCCGATATATCGGACTCCGAGCACTTCTTGACCAAAGGCGCTTTCCTCCTCACTCCCTCCCACGGCCTGAGCATGGAGAAAGCATCTGCCATCTGTGAGAAAATGGAGTTTAAGGGCTGCTTCTCCCTCACGAAGACTGCTACAGGCATCTTGTTTAAGTTCTCCAGCGTTGATGACTACCAGATGGTCTTCAAGAAAGGTTTCCATAAAGTAACTGGATCCAGGTTTTATAGgaag ATCGCCATACCCTGTCGACCTCAAAAGACCTTCACGGTCTACGTATATGACATTCCTGATGAGGTACCTGAGGAGGACGTGCGTCACGCCCTCTACAAGTTCACTTCTGTTGTGGAGGTAGTCCGTCTCCATTACGCTGGCTCCCCAAAGGAAGGAAACACTG GAACCTCCACTCCCAAGCCTTTGGAGAAGACCAGCTCTCGCGCACTGACCACCATCGATGGGGAGCTGGTCAGCAGCATGATCCCCAAGGAAGCTACCAGCGTGATCCGCGTGACCCTGGCCAATATCGAAGAAGCCAATATTCTGCTGCAAAATGGCCTGGACTTTTATGGAGCCACGTTCTTTCCTACTGAGCTTGCGACGCCGGCTCAAGCTGCTAAACTTATCAAACCCAGCAG GGTTACGGGAGGTACTGTATCTGCCAGGGTCAGGGATCTTCTCCCGGTCTTCGACCAGCAGGGCTTCGCCAAGTTTGCCCCCCCTGCCTCCCGACTCGTCAAGCCAAGATCCAAGTAA